A window of Sphingobacterium sp. SRCM116780 contains these coding sequences:
- a CDS encoding DUF4199 domain-containing protein, producing the protein MEVGVDKNSKITSILYGVVLGVISFVLGLCSIYVVRPLEGSFLLQYTNPFFNFILFIGVTVVLTFSLRKKMGGFWDFTKALKCIYIMLVINHLIASVGTFSYLTYVEPTIQEENFHVMMNARIESMEKSTEFANEEEKQKTIDTNIEQMEKDNESVATMTFGARVKGFIITLLPYFLFAVLLAALTKNGQKSLGNPVV; encoded by the coding sequence ATGGAAGTTGGTGTAGATAAAAACAGCAAGATCACGAGTATCCTATATGGTGTTGTATTAGGCGTAATTTCTTTTGTTTTAGGATTATGTTCCATTTATGTGGTAAGACCACTAGAAGGGTCTTTTTTATTACAATACACCAATCCGTTTTTTAATTTCATTTTATTTATTGGGGTTACTGTTGTATTGACTTTTTCTCTACGGAAAAAAATGGGCGGTTTTTGGGATTTTACCAAAGCGTTGAAATGCATCTATATTATGCTTGTCATCAATCATTTAATTGCTTCTGTAGGTACTTTTTCTTATTTAACGTATGTTGAACCTACGATTCAGGAAGAAAATTTCCATGTCATGATGAATGCTCGGATTGAAAGTATGGAAAAGAGTACTGAGTTTGCAAATGAAGAAGAGAAGCAGAAAACAATAGATACCAATATTGAACAGATGGAAAAAGATAACGAATCTGTTGCAACGATGACATTTGGAGCGCGAGTGAAAGGTTTTATCATTACATTGTTACCTTATTTTTTGTTTGCGGTTTTATTGGCAGCTTTGACCAAGAATGGTCAAAAGAGTTTGGGTAATCCTGTAGTTTAA
- a CDS encoding glycosyltransferase family 2 protein, which produces MDISVVVPLFNEEESLPELTSWINRVMTKHQFSYEIILVDDGSKDKSWAVIEELKKSNNNITAIKFRRNYGKSAALNVGFAAAQGDAVITMDADLQDSPDEIPELYDRIMNKGADLVSGWKQKRYDPITKTLPTKLFNAVTRGMSGIHNLHDFNCGLKAYRKDVVKNIEVYGEMHRYIPVIAKWAGFTNIQEQVVQHYPRKYGTTKFGAGRFVKGFLDLMSIFFVGKFAKRPMHFFGVMGVISFLVGLVITLYLICHKLMSIAAGTPFRDITDQPLFFLSLTAIIIGTQLFLTGFLAELVSRNSTDRNNYQIEKVI; this is translated from the coding sequence ATGGATATTTCAGTTGTTGTTCCTCTTTTTAATGAAGAAGAATCTTTGCCAGAGTTGACCTCATGGATAAACCGTGTAATGACTAAGCACCAATTTTCTTACGAAATAATTTTAGTGGATGACGGAAGTAAAGATAAATCTTGGGCAGTTATTGAAGAGTTAAAAAAGAGCAACAATAACATTACGGCAATCAAATTTAGACGTAATTATGGTAAATCGGCGGCGTTAAATGTTGGTTTTGCCGCAGCTCAAGGGGATGCTGTCATTACAATGGATGCTGATTTGCAGGACAGTCCTGATGAAATTCCTGAATTGTACGATCGGATTATGAATAAGGGTGCAGATTTAGTTTCTGGATGGAAACAAAAACGTTATGACCCGATAACAAAGACATTACCTACGAAATTGTTCAATGCCGTGACTCGCGGTATGTCTGGTATTCACAATTTGCATGATTTTAATTGTGGATTGAAAGCGTATCGTAAAGATGTTGTTAAAAATATTGAGGTTTATGGTGAAATGCATCGTTATATTCCTGTGATCGCTAAATGGGCTGGGTTTACAAATATTCAAGAACAAGTTGTACAACACTATCCACGTAAATATGGTACGACTAAATTCGGTGCTGGTCGTTTTGTAAAAGGGTTTTTGGATTTAATGTCTATTTTCTTTGTTGGAAAATTTGCCAAGCGCCCTATGCACTTTTTTGGTGTTATGGGGGTGATTAGCTTCTTGGTGGGGTTGGTCATCACGTTGTATTTGATCTGTCATAAATTGATGAGTATTGCTGCAGGAACACCTTTCCGAGATATTACAGATCAACCTTTATTTTTCTTGTCTTTGACAGCAATCATTATTGGTACGCAATTGTTCTTGACAGGATTTTTAGCAGAGTTGGTTTCTAGAAATAGTACGGATCGTAATAATTATCAGATCGAGAAAGTAATTTAA
- a CDS encoding glycosyltransferase, with product MRIVILGSAYPLRGGGIASFNERLAEHYQQMGHEVDIYSFSLQYPNFLFPGKSQYSDEPAPLGLRIFSKVNSVNPFNWIQVGLALKKAKYDLLIVRFWMPFFGPCLGTIQRLVRQNKHTKVVCIADNIIPHEQRIGDRLLAKYFLKSVDGCVTMSKSVLDDLKIISPQVPAVYTPHPLYDNYGPGISQEQAREQLAIPMTEKVVLFFGFIRQYKGLDMLLEALSKSELSDLNVKLLLAGEFYGDEEFYQELIQKYNLQERIYLHTSFIPNNEVGKYFCAADAVILPYRTATQSGITQVAYHYDLPMIVTKVGGLPELVHDQVVGLVVEPDVPDIANGIVSFYQENKREIFIQNIKEEKKKYSWETFGDEIFRLGR from the coding sequence ATGCGTATTGTTATTTTAGGATCTGCCTATCCATTGCGAGGTGGTGGTATTGCTTCTTTCAATGAACGATTGGCTGAGCATTATCAGCAGATGGGACATGAAGTGGATATCTATTCGTTTTCGTTGCAGTATCCTAATTTTCTATTCCCTGGTAAATCGCAATATTCGGACGAGCCTGCACCTTTAGGTTTACGAATTTTTTCCAAAGTAAATTCTGTTAATCCTTTTAATTGGATTCAAGTTGGTTTAGCGCTTAAAAAGGCAAAATATGATTTGTTGATTGTGCGGTTTTGGATGCCTTTTTTTGGACCATGTTTGGGCACTATTCAACGATTAGTGCGTCAGAATAAGCATACTAAAGTTGTGTGCATTGCAGATAACATTATTCCACATGAGCAAAGAATAGGAGATAGGCTATTAGCAAAATATTTTTTAAAATCTGTTGATGGCTGTGTGACAATGAGCAAAAGTGTATTGGATGATTTGAAGATCATCAGTCCTCAAGTGCCAGCAGTCTATACCCCACACCCTTTGTATGATAATTATGGACCTGGAATCAGCCAAGAACAGGCACGCGAACAATTGGCTATTCCAATGACGGAAAAGGTGGTGCTTTTTTTTGGTTTTATTCGTCAGTACAAAGGTTTGGACATGTTGTTAGAAGCATTGTCAAAATCTGAACTAAGCGATTTAAATGTTAAGTTATTGCTAGCTGGAGAGTTTTATGGTGATGAAGAGTTTTATCAAGAGTTGATTCAAAAATATAACTTACAAGAACGTATCTATTTGCACACTTCTTTTATTCCGAATAATGAAGTCGGAAAATATTTTTGTGCTGCTGATGCTGTTATTTTACCTTATCGAACAGCAACACAAAGTGGTATCACACAAGTTGCGTATCACTATGATCTTCCTATGATTGTGACCAAAGTCGGAGGACTTCCAGAACTCGTACATGATCAGGTTGTCGGACTTGTTGTAGAACCGGATGTACCTGATATTGCAAACGGGATTGTAAGCTTTTATCAAGAAAATAAAAGAGAAATCTTCATCCAAAATATAAAAGAAGAGAAGAAGAAATACAGCTGGGAGACGTTTGGAGATGAAATTTTTCGATTAGGACGCTGA
- a CDS encoding MBL fold metallo-hydrolase, translating into MKIKFLGTGTSQGVPVIACQCIVCRSNSHFDKRLRSSILISYDDKNIIVDTGPDFRYQMLREQVMHLDAVLMTHAHKDHIAGLDDVRAFNFKQQSSIDIFGTKELHDALKREFYYAFSSTKYPGIPQLELVEIEPLQSFSLFGKEILPLEVMHHNMPVLGFRIDDFAYITDAKTFSTDTKEKLTGLKVLVINALQKESHISHMNLDEAISFAREIGAEQTYLTHIGHRMGLHALVSSELPEQIALAYDQLEIYL; encoded by the coding sequence TTGAAAATCAAGTTTTTAGGAACGGGAACTTCGCAGGGTGTACCTGTTATAGCTTGTCAATGCATTGTTTGTCGATCAAACAGTCATTTTGATAAACGGTTGCGTTCTTCTATATTGATCAGCTATGATGATAAAAATATTATTGTAGATACAGGTCCTGATTTTCGATATCAAATGTTGAGGGAACAGGTCATGCATCTGGATGCGGTCTTGATGACACATGCGCATAAAGATCATATTGCTGGTTTGGATGATGTGAGAGCGTTTAATTTTAAACAACAATCCTCTATTGACATTTTTGGTACAAAAGAACTCCATGATGCTTTAAAAAGAGAATTCTATTATGCTTTCTCCAGTACTAAATATCCAGGAATACCACAATTGGAATTAGTTGAAATTGAACCTTTACAATCCTTTAGTTTATTTGGTAAAGAAATTCTTCCATTGGAGGTCATGCATCATAATATGCCAGTTTTAGGTTTTCGTATAGATGATTTTGCCTATATCACAGATGCAAAAACTTTTTCAACAGATACAAAGGAAAAATTAACTGGCCTAAAAGTGTTAGTTATTAATGCGTTGCAAAAAGAAAGTCATATCTCCCATATGAATTTAGATGAAGCAATTTCATTTGCTCGGGAAATAGGAGCAGAGCAAACATATTTGACCCATATCGGTCACCGAATGGGATTACATGCTCTTGTTTCGTCTGAACTACCAGAGCAAATTGCATTAGCTTATGATCAATTAGAAATTTACCTTTAA
- a CDS encoding lmo0937 family membrane protein, which yields MGNLLYIIAVILVIIWAISFLGNFYTGGIIHILLVIAIIVVLLRVIRGNA from the coding sequence ATGGGAAATTTATTATACATCATCGCTGTAATATTGGTTATTATTTGGGCGATTAGTTTTCTAGGAAATTTTTATACGGGAGGAATTATCCACATTTTATTAGTAATTGCTATAATTGTAGTTTTATTACGTGTAATACGGGGTAACGCTTAA
- a CDS encoding 2-C-methyl-D-erythritol 4-phosphate cytidylyltransferase: MMDQNFVLIVAAGKGSRMQSDLPKQYLLLHNKPVLMHTIEQFYASKTQPQIIVALHPEMEGFWESLCQEYQFHIPHAITYGGSSRFQTVKKGIAYIKNLQLQSDHCAIAVHDAARPLIAIETIDAAFEKVKEGKAVVVAKQSTDSVRLTTANKSEAIDRNIVWLVQTPQIFEASLLERAYQQEEEVTFTDDASVVEKLGNFIEIVQGHYTNIKITYPEDIEIAQFYLKKLKY, encoded by the coding sequence ATGATGGATCAAAATTTTGTTTTAATAGTAGCAGCTGGTAAGGGAAGTCGTATGCAGTCTGATTTGCCTAAGCAATACCTACTCTTGCATAATAAACCTGTTTTAATGCATACGATTGAACAATTTTATGCAAGTAAAACACAACCTCAGATTATCGTAGCCCTCCATCCTGAAATGGAGGGGTTTTGGGAATCATTATGTCAAGAATATCAATTTCATATTCCGCATGCTATTACTTATGGCGGTAGCAGTAGATTCCAAACAGTAAAAAAAGGAATTGCATATATCAAAAACCTCCAGCTCCAATCAGATCATTGTGCTATTGCGGTACATGATGCCGCCAGACCTTTGATAGCAATCGAAACAATAGATGCTGCATTTGAAAAAGTAAAAGAAGGAAAAGCTGTTGTTGTGGCTAAACAAAGTACAGACTCTGTTCGGTTAACAACAGCAAATAAAAGCGAAGCTATAGATCGCAATATTGTTTGGCTTGTGCAAACACCTCAAATTTTTGAAGCAAGCTTATTGGAACGAGCTTACCAACAAGAAGAAGAGGTCACATTTACAGATGATGCTTCTGTAGTTGAAAAATTGGGCAATTTCATTGAAATTGTTCAAGGTCATTATACCAATATCAAAATAACCTATCCAGAAGACATCGAAATTGCCCAGTTTTATTTAAAAAAACTAAAATATTAA
- the queA gene encoding tRNA preQ1(34) S-adenosylmethionine ribosyltransferase-isomerase QueA, which produces MKLSQFKFNLPESLLASEPTENRDESRLMVLHRDTGKIEHKIFKDVLDYFDDKDVMILNNTKVFPARLYGNKEKTGATIEVFLLRELNKELRLWDVLVDPARKIRVGNKLYFGDDDLLVAEVVDNTTSRGRTIRFLFDGTDEEFRRNIEILGETPLPKYIKRKATPEDKFRYQTIYAKNEGAVAAPTAGLHFSRELMKRLELKGVDFAEVTLHVGLGTFRTVEVEDLTKHKMDSEQFIITDEAAKIVNKGIDAKRRICAVGTTSMRAIESSVSADRHLKAANDWTSKFIYPPYDFSIANSMITNFHTPESTLLVMIAAFGGYEHVMNAYEQAVKEKYRFYSYGDAMLII; this is translated from the coding sequence ATGAAGTTATCTCAATTTAAATTCAACTTACCAGAGTCTCTCTTGGCGTCTGAACCAACAGAAAATCGTGATGAGTCACGCTTAATGGTTTTACACCGTGATACTGGTAAAATTGAGCATAAAATTTTTAAAGATGTATTAGATTATTTTGATGACAAAGATGTCATGATTTTAAACAATACAAAAGTTTTCCCAGCACGTTTATATGGTAATAAAGAAAAAACTGGCGCTACTATCGAAGTTTTCTTATTACGTGAATTAAACAAAGAACTTCGTTTATGGGATGTTTTAGTTGATCCAGCTCGTAAAATTCGTGTAGGAAATAAACTTTACTTTGGAGATGATGATCTACTAGTCGCTGAAGTTGTCGATAACACAACTTCTCGAGGACGTACTATCCGTTTCTTATTTGACGGTACAGATGAAGAATTCCGTCGTAATATTGAGATCTTAGGGGAAACACCTCTTCCAAAATACATTAAACGTAAGGCTACTCCTGAAGACAAATTTCGCTACCAAACGATCTATGCGAAAAATGAAGGTGCCGTAGCAGCTCCAACTGCAGGTCTTCACTTCTCTCGCGAACTGATGAAACGTTTAGAACTAAAAGGAGTTGATTTTGCAGAAGTAACTTTGCATGTAGGTTTAGGAACATTCAGAACCGTTGAAGTAGAAGATTTGACAAAACACAAAATGGATTCTGAGCAATTCATTATCACAGATGAAGCTGCTAAAATTGTCAACAAAGGTATTGATGCGAAAAGAAGAATTTGTGCTGTTGGAACTACTTCCATGCGTGCTATCGAATCTTCTGTTTCAGCAGATCGTCATTTGAAAGCTGCTAACGATTGGACTAGTAAATTTATTTACCCTCCATATGATTTCAGTATTGCAAACTCAATGATCACGAACTTTCACACACCAGAATCTACATTGCTGGTAATGATTGCAGCATTTGGTGGTTACGAACATGTTATGAATGCATATGAGCAAGCTGTTAAAGAAAAATACAGATTCTACAGCTATGGTGATGCTATGTTGATTATCTAA
- a CDS encoding ABC transporter permease yields MLIFGLIKESAKFALTALKDNRTRTLLSLLGVTIGILTIIGVFSAVDTLRNNIENSVKKIGSNTLYIEKWPWTGGPDFPWWKYLNRPEPKYEDYLSLKERMTTADKMAYLIQIESSTIKYKNNNASGVSISAGTQDQYSIQNLNVEKGRYFVESETRAGALVTVLGASIAEGLFPNADPLGKYVSMLGRKVQVIGVLKKEGEGVLINTSPDNSAFIPFELARNLVNYDNFSPSIAISVKSKYSLAEAESEIKVLMRSIHRIAPQRDDDFSINQTTMITSQLDKMFGIVNLAGFCIGIFSVLVGGFGIANIMFVSVKERTHIIGIQKALGAKNFFILSQFLIESIILCLLGGAIGLTIVYLITLLVKLAIGMAIVVSLKMVLLTVLISTLIGLISGIVPALMASRLDPVEAIRSK; encoded by the coding sequence ATGCTAATTTTTGGTCTCATAAAAGAAAGTGCAAAATTTGCACTAACGGCTCTGAAAGATAACCGAACACGTACCCTATTGTCCCTATTGGGGGTTACAATAGGTATTTTAACGATTATTGGTGTTTTTTCAGCTGTTGATACACTACGGAATAATATCGAGAACTCTGTCAAAAAAATAGGGTCAAATACCCTATATATTGAAAAGTGGCCTTGGACTGGAGGACCTGATTTTCCTTGGTGGAAATATCTAAACCGACCAGAGCCAAAGTATGAAGATTATTTATCCCTTAAGGAACGAATGACAACAGCCGATAAAATGGCTTATCTTATCCAGATTGAAAGTTCAACTATTAAATATAAAAATAATAATGCTTCAGGTGTATCCATATCTGCAGGGACACAAGATCAATATAGCATTCAAAACTTAAATGTGGAGAAGGGAAGATATTTTGTAGAAAGTGAAACAAGAGCAGGTGCTTTAGTTACTGTATTGGGCGCGTCTATTGCAGAGGGGCTTTTTCCAAATGCAGATCCTTTAGGAAAATATGTGTCCATGTTGGGACGGAAGGTTCAGGTTATTGGGGTATTAAAGAAAGAAGGAGAGGGTGTATTAATCAATACATCTCCTGATAATAGTGCCTTCATTCCATTTGAGCTTGCTCGAAATTTAGTTAATTATGATAATTTTTCTCCTAGTATAGCGATTAGTGTCAAATCAAAATACTCGCTAGCAGAAGCAGAAAGTGAAATAAAAGTATTGATGCGCTCTATTCATCGGATAGCACCACAGCGAGATGATGATTTTTCTATTAATCAAACCACCATGATTACTTCTCAATTGGATAAAATGTTTGGGATTGTTAATCTAGCTGGATTTTGTATTGGTATATTTTCTGTATTAGTTGGTGGGTTTGGTATTGCTAATATCATGTTTGTCAGTGTTAAGGAACGGACACATATCATTGGTATTCAAAAAGCTTTAGGCGCTAAAAATTTCTTTATTCTTTCACAATTTTTAATTGAATCGATTATTCTTTGCCTTCTAGGGGGCGCTATAGGATTAACAATTGTTTACCTCATCACCTTATTAGTAAAATTAGCGATAGGGATGGCTATTGTTGTCAGTTTGAAAATGGTGCTATTAACAGTATTGATTTCTACGCTGATTGGGCTTATTTCGGGTATTGTGCCCGCATTAATGGCTTCTAGATTAGATCCAGTGGAGGCAATACGTAGCAAATAA
- a CDS encoding glycoside hydrolase family 31 protein, translating to MADSGKKEEFASDLLDVESLDGNIQHVNNPVLDLPTIEKKYLTEVRGYSKNRNTFYFTDGRAKVEIQVVSDEIIRVRLAPQGSFLDDFSYAVIDTDHHAVSFSADEDEVSFYVRTNKVVCSIRKADFLVSFQDLSGKVFNTDDKPMHWEENPDFGGYYVYCSKKAHEDEAFFGLGDKATNLNLRGKRFKNWNSDTYGYAFNQDPLYKTIPFYIGVTGGEAYGIFFDNTFRTFFDFASENKQRTSFWSEGGEMQYYYIHGPNMMDVVKRYHKITGTHYMPPMWGIGYHQCRWSYYPEKNVRDITSEFRKRQIPCDAIYLDIDYMDGYRCFTWNKQYFPDPRKMIADLAANGFKTVVMIDPGIKVDENYWVFKEGQENRYFCRRGDDYFMEGFVWPGRCQFPDFTNPKVRDWWGTLYKGLVEDGVAGFWNDMNEPAVFGRGTFPDDVRHHYDGFRGSHRKAHNVYGMQMVRATYDGLKDLYKNKRPFTITRAAYSGTQRYSSVWTGDNIATWEHLRIGLLQLQRLSVSGLSFCGTDIGGFTGEPDGELFTRWMQFGVFSPFMRVHSAGDTRDREPWSFGPEWEAICKKFIEMRYKLLPYIYTIFWQQHRYGEPILRPISLIEQHIPKNLLREEEFCFGDKILVSPVLNPGQKSKVVYLPEGDWYYYFNQKMYTGLQEYTIDTPLDEMPIFIKGGSVIPEYPVMQYTYEQKIDALRLNIYFSKGKFDSYIYTDHGDTFAYEQGAYAEKHFLVEGTDHNLVILQQVEGGYNERFDDYKIYLVGIPFEVKTIKVDGVEVELSRDESGNEYALVEKDFRNLIIA from the coding sequence ATGGCAGACTCAGGAAAAAAAGAGGAATTTGCAAGTGACTTGTTGGATGTGGAATCATTGGATGGCAATATTCAGCATGTCAACAATCCTGTATTAGACTTACCTACAATAGAGAAAAAATACCTCACAGAAGTAAGAGGTTATTCTAAGAATCGAAATACTTTCTATTTTACAGATGGTCGAGCTAAAGTTGAAATTCAGGTGGTTTCAGATGAAATTATTCGTGTTCGCTTAGCTCCACAAGGATCCTTTTTGGATGATTTTTCATACGCAGTGATTGATACCGATCACCATGCAGTGTCTTTTTCTGCAGACGAGGATGAGGTTAGTTTTTACGTAAGAACAAATAAAGTTGTTTGTTCGATTCGTAAAGCTGATTTTTTAGTTTCATTTCAAGATCTTTCAGGTAAGGTTTTCAACACAGATGATAAACCGATGCACTGGGAAGAGAATCCTGACTTTGGAGGCTACTATGTGTATTGTAGTAAAAAAGCACACGAAGACGAAGCTTTCTTTGGTTTAGGTGATAAAGCGACTAATCTAAATTTGAGGGGCAAACGATTTAAAAATTGGAACTCCGATACTTATGGTTATGCTTTTAACCAAGATCCTCTATACAAAACAATCCCTTTTTATATCGGTGTAACGGGGGGGGAAGCCTATGGTATTTTCTTTGATAATACCTTTAGAACATTTTTTGATTTTGCTTCAGAAAATAAACAACGGACAAGCTTTTGGTCTGAAGGAGGCGAGATGCAATATTATTATATTCACGGCCCTAATATGATGGATGTTGTGAAACGCTATCATAAGATCACGGGAACGCATTATATGCCACCGATGTGGGGTATTGGCTATCACCAATGTCGTTGGAGTTATTATCCAGAGAAAAATGTCCGTGATATTACATCCGAATTTAGAAAAAGACAGATCCCTTGTGATGCGATTTATCTAGATATTGATTACATGGATGGATATCGCTGTTTTACTTGGAATAAGCAATATTTTCCAGATCCTAGAAAAATGATCGCTGATCTAGCTGCTAATGGATTTAAAACCGTTGTCATGATTGACCCTGGAATCAAGGTTGATGAAAATTATTGGGTATTCAAAGAAGGACAGGAGAACAGATATTTTTGTCGTCGTGGAGATGATTATTTTATGGAAGGTTTTGTTTGGCCAGGAAGATGTCAATTTCCTGATTTTACGAATCCTAAAGTGAGAGATTGGTGGGGTACTTTATATAAAGGTCTGGTTGAAGATGGTGTTGCTGGTTTTTGGAACGACATGAATGAACCTGCAGTATTTGGACGTGGGACTTTTCCTGATGATGTGAGACATCATTATGATGGATTTAGAGGATCACACCGTAAGGCACATAATGTATATGGTATGCAGATGGTGCGTGCGACTTATGATGGGTTGAAAGATTTATATAAAAATAAACGTCCATTTACGATTACAAGAGCTGCTTATTCTGGTACACAACGCTATTCCTCTGTTTGGACAGGAGATAATATCGCTACTTGGGAACATTTACGTATCGGTCTTTTACAATTGCAAAGGTTATCTGTTTCGGGACTTTCTTTCTGTGGAACGGATATAGGAGGATTCACGGGAGAACCTGATGGTGAATTATTTACACGTTGGATGCAATTTGGTGTCTTTTCTCCATTTATGCGTGTACACTCTGCAGGAGATACGCGTGACCGTGAACCTTGGAGTTTTGGTCCAGAATGGGAAGCGATTTGTAAGAAGTTTATTGAAATGAGATACAAATTGTTGCCTTACATCTATACGATATTTTGGCAACAACATCGCTATGGTGAACCTATCTTAAGACCGATTTCGTTGATAGAACAACATATTCCAAAAAATTTATTACGTGAAGAAGAGTTTTGTTTTGGAGATAAAATTTTAGTTTCACCAGTATTGAATCCTGGTCAAAAAAGTAAAGTAGTTTATTTACCTGAAGGAGACTGGTATTATTATTTTAATCAAAAAATGTATACAGGATTACAAGAATATACCATTGATACACCTTTGGATGAGATGCCTATCTTTATTAAAGGGGGTAGTGTTATTCCTGAATATCCAGTGATGCAATACACTTATGAGCAAAAAATAGATGCTTTAAGACTGAATATTTATTTCAGTAAGGGTAAATTTGATTCTTACATCTACACAGATCATGGCGATACGTTTGCTTATGAGCAGGGTGCGTATGCAGAAAAACACTTTCTGGTAGAGGGAACTGATCATAATTTAGTTATATTACAACAAGTAGAAGGTGGATACAACGAAAGGTTTGATGATTATAAAATCTATTTAGTTGGTATTCCTTTCGAGGTAAAAACTATCAAGGTGGATGGTGTAGAGGTTGAATTGTCAAGAGACGAATCAGGTAATGAATATGCCTTGGTAGAAAAAGATTTTAGAAACTTAATTATAGCATAA